One genomic segment of Ricinus communis isolate WT05 ecotype wild-type chromosome 3, ASM1957865v1, whole genome shotgun sequence includes these proteins:
- the LOC8276567 gene encoding probable LRR receptor-like serine/threonine-protein kinase At2g24230, which produces MGFSFFSSIFILSMFFKPLPCQQPNTDAFFVSEFLKQMGYTSSLYNFSAPVCSWQGVFCDSKGSVSGLVASGYGLSGSIPDITIGKLTKLRTLDLSNNKITALPSDLWSLGSLITLNLSSNQVSGFLASNIGNFGMLETIDLSSNNFSGEIPAAISSLSSLRVLKLNRNGFQGSIPVGILNCRSLTLIDLSLNKLDGSLPDGFGAAFPKLKSLNIAGNRIKGRDSDFLEMKCITSLNISQNLFHGPVMGVFLEMLEVIDLSRNQFQGHISQVQFNSSFNWSHLIHLDLSENQLSGDIFPNLNQAQNLKHLNLAFNRFARQEIPQIDMLWELEYLNLSKTSLIGLVPSKVAQLSKLHTLDLSDNHLSGHIPPFPVKNLQVLDVSHNNLSGEIPLSLLQKLPWMERFNFSYNNLTLCASEFSLETLQRQFYGSLNSCPIAANPDLFRRKATKHKGLKLALALALSMVCLLAGLLFIAVGCRRKSSRWAVKQNSYKEEQNISGPFSFQTDSTTWVADVKQATSVAVVLFEKPLLNITFADLLSATSSFDRGTLLAEGKFGPVYRGFLPGGIHVAVKVLVHGSTLTDQEAARELEYLGRIKHPNLVPLTGYCIAGDQRIAIYDYMENGNLQNLLHDLPLGVQTTEDWSTDTWEEDDHNGIQNVGSEGLLTTWRFRHKIALGTARALAFLHHGCSPPLIHRDVKASSVYLDYNLEPRLSDFGLAKVFGNGLDEEIARGSPGYVPPEFSDPENNYPTPKSDVYCFGIVLFELITGKKPIGDDYPEEKDATLVSWVRGLVRKNQMSRAIDPKIRNTGPEQEMEEALKIGYLCTADIPLKRPSMQQIVGLLKDIEPTVRQ; this is translated from the coding sequence ATGGGTTTTAGTTTCTTTAGTTCTATCTTCATTCTTTCAATGTTCTTCAAGCCTTTACCTTGTCAACAACCCAATACAGATGCTTTCTTTGTGTCTGAATTCTTGAAGCAAATGGGCTACACCTCTTCACTCTACAATTTCTCTGCTCCTGTTTGTTCTTGGCAAGGTGTGTTTTGTGATTCCAAAGGAAGTGTTTCTGGATTGGTAGCTTCTGGTTATGGTCTTTCTGGTTCAATTCCTGATATCACTATTGGCAAGCTAACAAAGCTCAGAACTTTGGATCTTAGCAACAACAAAATCACCGCTTTGCCTTCAGATTTATGGAGTTTGGGCTCTCTCATCACCCTCAATCTCTCTTCAAATCAGGTTTCTGGGTTCCTCGCCAGCAACATTGGCAATTTTGGTATGCTTGAAACAATTGATCTATCAAGCAACAATTTCAGTGGTGAAATCCCTGCAGCAATAAGCTCACTTTCTAGCTTGAGAGTTCTTAAGCTCAACCGAAATGGATTTCAAGGAAGCATTCCAGTGGGAATTCTAAATTGCCGGTCGCTGACTCTCATTGATCTTTCCTTGAATAAGTTAGATGGTTCCTTACCAGATGGTTTTGGTGCTGCATTCCCAAAGCTCAAATCTTTGAACATTGCAGGAAACAGGATTAAAGGACGGGATTCGGATTTCTTAGAAATGAAATGCATCACTAGTCTCAATATTTCTCAGAATTTGTTTCATGGTCCAGTTATGGGTGTGTTTTTGGAAATGTTGGAGGTGATAGACCTGAGCAGGAACCAGTTTCAAGGTCACATTTCTCAGGTACAATTCAATTCTAGTTTTAATTGGTCTCATTTGATCCACTTGGATTTGTCAGAAAATCAACTTAGTGGAGATATTTTTCCCAATCTGAATCAAGCCCAGAATCTCAAACATCTTAATTTAGCATTCAATAGATTTGCTAGGCAAGAAATTCCACAAATTGATATGCTTTGGGAATTAGAGTATCTCAATTTGTCCAAAACTAGTCTCATTGGCCTTGTTCCTAGTAAAGTTGCACAACTGAGTAAACTGCATACACTTGATCTATCTGACAACCATCTCAGTGGCCATATTCCTCCATTCCCTGTCAAAAACCTCCAAGTTCTTGATGTTTCACATAATAATTTGAGTGGAGAAATCCCTTTGTCCCTCTTACAAAAACTCCCTTGGATGGAGAGGTTCAACTTCTCTTACAACAACTTAACTCTCTGTGCTTCTGAATTTTCCCTTGAAACCCTCCAAAGACAATTTTATGGATCATTAAACAGCTGCCCAATTGCTGCGAACCCAGATCTTTTCAGAAGAAAGGCCACCAAACATAAGGGATTAAAACTTGCTCTAGCCTTAGCCCTTTCAATGGTCTGCTTGCTGGCTGGGTTGCTTTTTATAGCCGTTGGTTGCAGGAGGAAATCCAGTAGATGGGCAGTAAAACAAAATTCATACAAAGAAGAACAAAACATTTCGGGTCCATTCTCATTCCAGACTGATTCAACCACATGGGTGGCTGATGTTAAGCAGGCAACATCAGTTGCTGTAGTGCTTTTTGAGAAGCCATTGCTGAATATCACTTTTGCGGACCTCTTATCTGCAACCTCAAGTTTTGACCGAGGCACACTTTTGGCCGAAGGGAAGTTTGGGCCTGTTTACAGAGGATTTCTACCTGGTGGAATTCATGTTGCTGTAAAAGTCTTAGTCCATGGATCTACATTGACAGACCAAGAAGCTGCAAGAGAGCTCGAGTATCTTGGTCGAATTAAGCATCCCAATCTTGTTCCACTAACAGGGTATTGCATAGCAGGAGATCAAAGAATAGCTATCTATGATTACATGGAGAATGGAAACTTGCAGAATTTACTCCATGACTTGCCACTTGGTGTCCAAACAACTGAAGATTGGAGCACAGACACATGGGAAGAAGATGACCATAATGGCATTCAAAATGTTGGCTCTGAAGGGTTACTGACAACCTGGAGATTCCGACACAAAATTGCACTTGGCACAGCTCGTGCATTGGCATTTCTCCATCATGGTTGTTCCCCCCCACTTATTCATAGGGATGTTAAAGCTAGTAGTGTTTACCTGGACTATAACTTGGAGCCCAGACTGTCTGATTTTGGACTCGCCAAGGTCTTTGGCAATGGCTTAGATGAGGAGATTGCTCGTGGTTCTCCGGGTTACGTTCCTCCAGAGTTTTCTGATCCAGAAAACAACTATCCAACTCCAAAATCTGATGTCTATTGctttgggattgttttgttTGAGCTAATTACAGGAAAAAAGCCAATTGGGGATGATTATCCTGAAGAGAAAGATGCAACTTTGGTGAGTTGGGTTAGAGGATTAGTAAGGAAGAACCAAATGTCAAGAGCTATCGATCCAAAAATTCGAAATACAGGACCGGAACAAGAAATGGAAGAGGCTCTCAAGATTGGATATTTGTGCACGGCAGACATTCCCTTGAAGCGACCAAGCATGCAGCAGATAGTTGGACTTCTTAAAGATATTGAACCAACGGTTCGCCAATGA
- the LOC8276568 gene encoding ubiquitin carboxyl-terminal hydrolase 23, giving the protein MESLVVSNTSELRIDSKVEEEGKEKFGIVSSSSLVLRKIEFHPARKQFNGFANGNNNYGSDFRIETLNPDSGRKRLPGLNLSSSVKKVDGSDFVENGLDPELTFGITFRKIGAGLENLGNTCFLNSVLQCLTYTEPLAAYLQSGKHQTSCHIAGFCALCAIQKHVSRALQSTGRSLVPKDLVSNLRCISRNFRNARQEDAHEYMVNLLESMHKCCLPSGVPSESPAAYEKSLVHKIFGGRLRSQVECQQCSYCSNKFDPFLDLSLEIVKADTLPVALRNFTAAELLDGGEKHYQCQKCKQKVRAKKRLTVHNAPNVLTIHLKRFHAHDPGRKVDKKVLFDHSLDMKPFVSGSYEGDLKYSLYGVLVHFGHSTHSGHYVCFIRTSSGIWHLLNDNEVRPVSEKVVLDQKAYMLFYVRDRKANATKRPADVVRKENVKASISSNLPNLVLKQMSKEHIDNGLIGNRSFAANSTASVNKKDGLNFSTSKEIPQKEALDRPSFSECSLRKTNSIAEPSSSSPLPEDSSKGVTPNPDLRECLSPSATSMNSKLDAAKLDNTNITTGVKVTGSNKAFSNCNETQNCPVENLVTNESSEKINLVINMGVNGAEEMVPGLSQSDSSDKMSNRIVSVKVPNKPTCGSIQGGDFPHQSAAGNSQRDQGGHSCQHIVNELAEPSILSITPNRCLHKKAPDCTPHKKFKKLLRHRISNMPLGLKFFRASLGLRKRKKHKKSKRGTVGTQNLIKEQVMEGNCSLLEVGPSTSKMSMSVSLISTNSQRKKAKSSSKCRDDTGMDIVDEELKRYNQNSDAAPMDKHIENSISTSEVNQHEAVLLDCRESRGENMPENGNMCILTRGLEETTVACWDGIALPQSQIVESSNEENLRIGYVPDEWDEEYDRGRRKKVRQNKQDFGGPNLFQEYASKKTQFKKAKMDQSSSGNKPFRI; this is encoded by the exons ATGGAAAGCTTAGTGGTAAGCAATACAAGTGAGTTGAGAATTGATTCaaaagtagaagaagaaggaaaagagaagtttggtattgtttcttcttcttctttggtgCTGAGAAAGATTGAGTTCCATCCAGCTAGAAAGCAATTTAATGGTTTCGCGAATGGTAATAATAATTACGGCAGCGATTTTCGGATTGAAACTCTAAACCCTGATTCGGGTCGGAAACGGCTTCCTGGGTTGAACTTGAGTTCATCTGTCAAGAAAGTTGACGGTTCGGATTTTGTGGAGAATGGACTGGATCCGGAGCTTACTTTTGGTATTACTTTCCGAAAAATT GGGGCTGGTTTGGAAAATCTCGGAAACACTTGTTTTCTCAATTCGGTTTTGCAATGTCTGACATACACTGAGCCTTTGGCAGCGTATTTACAGAGTGGCAAGCATCAAACTTCTT GCCATATTGCTGGTTTTTGCGCATTGTGTGCCATCCAGAAACATGTTAGCCGTGCTCTGCAATCAACTGGGAGATCACTGGTACCCAAGGATCTTGTTTCCAATTTGCGCT GCATATCTCGGAACTTCAGAAATGCCAGACAGGAGGATGCTCATGAGTACATGGTAAACTTGCTGGAATCAATGCATAAATGCTGCTTACCTTCAGGAGTACCAAGTGAATCTCCTGCCGCTTATGAAAAGAGTTTAGTTCACAAAATCTTTGGCGGGCGCCTCCGTAGTCAG GTGGAATGTCAACAATGCTCATACTGCTCCAACAAGTTTGATCCATTTTTAGATTTAAGCCTTGAAATAGTTAAGGCAGATACTTTGCCAGTTGCACTTCGGAACTTCACTGCTGCAGAGCTATTAGATGGAGGAGAGAAGCATTATCAGTGCCAAAAATGCAAGCAAAAAGTTAGAGCTAAGAAACGGCTAACTGTGCACAATGCTCCAAATGTGCTTACAATCCATTTAAAGCGCTTTCATGCACATGATCCTGGACGGAAAGTTGACAAGaaagttttgtttgatcaTTCGTTAGACATGAAACCTTTTGTCAGCGGTTCCTAT GAAGGAGATTTGAAATATAGTCTCTATGGTGTTCTGGTGCATTTTGGCCACAGTACCCATTCTGGTCATTATGTATGTTTCATTCGCACATCAAGTGGTATATGGCATCTCCTCAATGACAACGAG GTTCGTCCAGTTAGCGAGAAGGTTGTTCTAGACCAGAAGgcttatatgttattttatgtCCGTGATAGAAAAGCTAATGCTACAAAAAGGCCTGCCGATGTGGTTCGAAAAGAAAATGTGAAAGCAAGTATCAGCAGTAACCTTCCAAATTTGGTTTTAAAGCAAATGTCAAAGGAACATATTGATAATGGTTTAATTGGAAATAGATCATTTGCTGCGAACTCCACTGCTTctgttaataaaaaagatggaCTAAATTTCAGTACATCAAAGGAGATCCCTCAGAAGGAAGCATTAGATCGGCCATCATTTTCAGAATGCTCATTGAGAAAAACAAACTCTATTGCAGAACCTTCTTCAAGTTCACCATTGCCAGAGGACTCATCAAAAGGAGTTACTCCAAACCCTGATCTGAGAGAATGCTTGTCACCTTCAGCTACATCTATGAACAGCAAACTTGACGCTGCTAAGTTGGATAACACTAACATCACAACTGGGGTTAAAGTGACTGGTTCTAATAAGGCATTTTCTAACTGTAATGAGACCCAGAATTGTCCTGTTGAAAATCTGGTGACAAATGAGTCCTCAGAAAAG ATTAATCTCGTCATAAATATGGGAGTTAATGGTGCAGAAGAGATGGTCCCAGGACTCTCTCAATCTGATTCTAGTGACAAAATGTCAAACAGAATCGTCTCTGTCAAAGTACCAAATAAACCTACCTGTGGAAGCATTCAG GGCGGAGATTTCCCCCATCAGAGCGCTGCTGGAAATTCACAGAGAGATCAAGGTGGTCATAGTTGTCAACATATTGTGAATGAGTTGGCTGAACCATCAATCCTGTCAATTACACCAAATCGGTGTCTGCATAAGAAGGCTCCTGATTGCACACCTcacaaaaaatttaagaagCTTTTGAGGCATAGGATTTCCAATATGCCTCTTGGCTTAAAATTTTTCAGAGCATCCTTAGGCCTGcgaaaaaggaagaaacacAAAAAGAGCAAGCGTGGCACTGTAGGGACccaaaatcttataaaagaaCAGGTGATGGAGGGTAACTGTTCATTGTTAGAGGTTGGGCCCTCTACATCCAAGATGTCCATGTCAGTTTCATTAATTTCAACAAATTCTCAAAGGAAAAAGGCTAAATCTAGTTCGAAGTGTAGAGATGATACCGGGATGGATATTGTGGATGAAGAATTGAAGAGATATAACCAGAACAGTGATGCAGCTCCAATGGATAAACATATAGAGAACTCTATTTCAACATCTGAAGTGAACCAACATGAAGCAGTTCTACTTGATTGTAGAGAAAGTAGGGGGGAAAATATGCCAGAGAATGGGAATATGTGTATACTCACACGAGGTCTGGAAGAGACAACTG TTGCATGTTGGGATGGGATAGCGTTGCCTCAATCACAAATTGTGGAATCGAGTAACGAGGAAAATCTCCGCATTGGTTATGTGCCTGATGAGTG GGATGAAGAATATGATCGAGGTAGGAGAAAGAAGGTGAGGCAGAATAAGCAAGACTTTGGCGGGCCAAATCTATTCCAAGAATATGCAAGCAAAAAGACGCAATTCAAGAAGGCGAAAATGGACCAATCCAGCTCTGGAAACAAACCTTTCAGGATATGA